A genome region from Christensenella minuta includes the following:
- a CDS encoding HAD family hydrolase, with the protein MRKYDHIMFDMDGTFVDSRNFHGRAFQRYFKQCGREVDMEAVKDALGVTILDIFHRIGITGEEEDRAFDHLAEFYQTGADDLIMEIPFGEQAKETFFALHEKGYQMSVVTNSFTELTEKVLQLHGLRHCFVEVAGADRHSLDKEERCRNLLKKYGVDAGRALYVGDAERDIEIANIIGSDSCFADVPIGWAKDKRRIYEELKPTYTVKALGGLTDFL; encoded by the coding sequence ATGCGTAAATACGATCATATTATGTTCGACATGGATGGAACGTTCGTCGACTCAAGGAACTTTCACGGCCGCGCGTTCCAGCGCTATTTCAAACAATGCGGCAGGGAAGTGGATATGGAAGCGGTAAAGGACGCGCTTGGGGTAACGATCCTCGATATTTTCCACAGAATCGGGATCACCGGCGAGGAAGAGGACAGGGCCTTCGACCACCTGGCGGAATTTTACCAGACAGGCGCGGACGACCTGATTATGGAAATTCCCTTCGGGGAACAGGCCAAAGAGACCTTTTTCGCCCTGCATGAAAAGGGCTACCAGATGAGCGTAGTAACCAATTCCTTCACCGAGCTGACGGAGAAGGTTCTGCAGCTGCACGGCCTCAGGCACTGCTTTGTGGAGGTCGCGGGCGCGGACCGGCACTCGCTCGACAAGGAAGAGCGGTGCCGGAACCTGCTCAAAAAGTATGGGGTGGATGCAGGCCGCGCGCTTTACGTGGGCGATGCGGAGCGCGATATCGAGATCGCGAACATCATCGGCAGTGACTCCTGTTTTGCGGATGTGCCCATTGGCTGGGCAAAGGACAAACGGCGAATCTATGAAGAATTGAAGCCTACCTATACCGTAAAGGCGCTGGGCGGGCTGACAGATTTTCTATGA
- a CDS encoding Gfo/Idh/MocA family protein, with amino-acid sequence MKKVNVAVIGMNFGKEFVKLYQKHPNVGKVAICQRSPEALRKTGEELGIEESMRFTNFDDVCASKEIDAIHIITPILDHYKQSLASLEAGKHTACTVPMATTVDELKSLCDAQEKSGKVYMMMETAVYTREYLYVKHLVESGQMGRIQLVRGSHMQDMGLTGWPEYWLGFPPFWYGTHAISPLLMINKTEALSVIGHGSGHISEDLAERYGSPFACETLTFRLKDTDVVAEATRSLYETVRQYRESFDVYGTKMSYEWDQIAEEGSVLFEGGESARRFHAPDTDDLLIDELKPFTKREVILNKDNVSFIQGSGHGGSHPHLVQEFIASIVEEREPLLNAKMSANITAAGICGHESCLRGGEKIMIPKF; translated from the coding sequence ATGAAAAAAGTTAATGTTGCTGTAATCGGAATGAATTTTGGCAAGGAATTTGTCAAGCTTTACCAGAAACACCCGAATGTCGGAAAGGTTGCAATTTGCCAGCGCAGCCCGGAAGCGCTGCGCAAAACGGGCGAGGAACTGGGGATCGAGGAATCCATGCGGTTCACGAATTTCGACGATGTGTGCGCTTCCAAGGAGATCGACGCGATCCACATCATCACACCCATTCTGGATCACTACAAGCAGTCGCTCGCTTCCCTCGAGGCGGGCAAGCATACCGCGTGCACAGTACCCATGGCGACCACGGTTGACGAGCTTAAAAGCCTGTGCGACGCACAGGAGAAGAGCGGCAAGGTTTATATGATGATGGAAACCGCCGTTTATACGCGCGAATACCTGTATGTAAAGCACTTGGTGGAAAGCGGACAGATGGGACGCATCCAGCTTGTGCGCGGCAGCCATATGCAGGATATGGGGCTCACCGGCTGGCCGGAATACTGGCTTGGCTTCCCGCCTTTCTGGTATGGCACGCACGCCATTTCCCCGCTGCTTATGATTAATAAGACGGAAGCCCTGTCTGTTATCGGCCACGGCTCGGGGCATATTTCCGAAGACCTCGCAGAGCGCTACGGTTCGCCGTTTGCCTGTGAAACGCTGACATTCCGGCTTAAGGACACGGACGTTGTTGCGGAAGCGACACGCTCCCTTTATGAAACCGTCCGCCAGTACCGCGAGAGCTTTGACGTATACGGCACAAAGATGTCTTATGAATGGGACCAGATTGCCGAGGAAGGCTCCGTTCTCTTCGAGGGCGGCGAATCCGCGCGCAGGTTCCACGCGCCCGATACGGACGACCTGCTGATCGATGAACTGAAACCCTTTACGAAACGGGAAGTGATCCTTAATAAGGACAACGTTTCCTTTATCCAGGGTTCCGGCCACGGCGGTTCGCACCCGCACCTCGTGCAGGAGTTCATCGCCTCCATCGTTGAGGAACGCGAGCCTCTGCTGAACGCAAAAATGTCCGCCAATATTACGGCTGCGGGCATCTGCGGCCACGAATCGTGCCTCCGGGGCGGTGAAAAGATCATGATCCCAAAATTCTGA
- a CDS encoding DeoR/GlpR family DNA-binding transcription regulator: protein MNGELIQLRQNEIYEYIKGRNLTTIQDISEALHMSQSTVRRDLKKLEEEQKVVSFHGGVSAHIGDEPFTERKVRHAREKETVGRRAARLVESGDIIYIGGGSSTYAFASALSCRTNLENVAVVTAAMNIANCFMGNAGFQVIVPGGIVKTFDESMTSQMTLDGLSAFNFTKAFLGVQGLTVGRGYTLPTIELAELKKAVIAHTDRVILLCDYTKLGKVGSYNICPVSRIDTVVTDKRGRGAGEQEAIGRAGVDFIFA from the coding sequence ATGAACGGTGAACTGATACAGCTACGGCAGAATGAAATTTATGAATATATTAAAGGCCGCAACCTGACCACGATCCAGGATATCAGCGAAGCGCTCCATATGTCCCAGTCCACGGTGCGGCGCGACCTCAAGAAGCTGGAGGAGGAGCAGAAAGTGGTCTCCTTCCACGGCGGCGTTTCCGCGCATATCGGCGACGAACCCTTTACGGAACGGAAGGTGCGCCATGCCCGGGAAAAAGAGACGGTCGGGCGGCGGGCGGCACGTCTGGTGGAATCCGGCGATATCATCTACATCGGGGGAGGGTCTTCCACTTACGCGTTCGCGTCCGCGCTCTCCTGCCGAACGAATCTTGAAAACGTGGCGGTAGTGACCGCCGCCATGAATATCGCGAATTGCTTTATGGGAAACGCGGGCTTCCAGGTGATCGTACCGGGAGGGATCGTGAAGACCTTCGACGAGAGCATGACCTCGCAGATGACGCTCGACGGCCTTTCCGCTTTTAATTTTACCAAAGCGTTCCTGGGGGTGCAGGGCCTCACGGTAGGGCGCGGCTATACGCTGCCTACCATAGAACTCGCGGAGCTTAAAAAAGCGGTGATCGCCCATACGGACCGGGTGATCCTGCTGTGCGATTATACAAAGCTCGGCAAGGTCGGGTCGTATAACATCTGCCCGGTTTCGCGGATCGATACGGTCGTGACGGACAAGCGGGGCCGGGGCGCGGGTGAGCAGGAAGCGATCGGCCGCGCGGGCGTAGATTTTATTTTTGCGTGA
- a CDS encoding HAD family hydrolase, with protein sequence MVYDTVIFDLDGTLLNTLMDLKDSLNYVLGKNGFPERTAREVRGFLGNGVRVLLKSSLPEGTGEADMERCLAEFKARYALHLRDKTCPYDGVISVLKALAKMGVRTAIVSNKFDQAVKLLSREYFDGLVESAVGESETVRRKPSPDGVLAAMKELRGKRETTLYVGDSEVDVETAKNAGVKCAGVTWGFRDRGVLEAAGADYIIDRPEELLEIAAAG encoded by the coding sequence ATGGTATACGATACGGTAATCTTTGATTTGGACGGCACGCTGCTTAATACGCTCATGGACCTTAAAGACAGCCTGAACTATGTGCTTGGAAAAAACGGGTTCCCTGAGCGCACCGCGCGGGAAGTACGCGGCTTCCTCGGAAACGGGGTCAGGGTCCTCCTCAAATCTTCGCTGCCGGAAGGAACGGGCGAAGCGGATATGGAAAGGTGCCTTGCCGAATTCAAGGCGCGTTACGCCCTGCACCTGCGGGATAAGACCTGCCCGTATGACGGCGTGATATCCGTATTGAAGGCCCTGGCAAAAATGGGCGTGCGCACGGCCATCGTATCGAACAAATTCGATCAGGCGGTAAAGCTGTTGAGCAGGGAATATTTTGACGGCCTCGTGGAAAGCGCGGTAGGAGAAAGTGAAACAGTACGCAGGAAACCCTCGCCGGACGGTGTGCTTGCGGCAATGAAAGAGCTTCGCGGAAAGCGCGAAACCACGCTTTATGTAGGGGATTCCGAGGTAGATGTCGAGACCGCAAAAAATGCGGGGGTGAAATGCGCGGGCGTGACATGGGGGTTCCGGGACCGCGGCGTGCTTGAGGCGGCGGGCGCCGATTATATCATAGACCGCCCGGAAGAACTGCTGGAAATCGCGGCGGCAGGCTGA
- the fabV gene encoding enoyl-ACP reductase FabV — protein MIVEPKVRGFICTTAHPTGCRANVRQQIEYVKSQPKTNGPGRVLVIGSSTGYGLSSRIDLAFSSGAATIGVMFERPASGKRTASAGWYNTAAFEEFAHADGLYAKTINGDAFSRGVKEQAAELIEKDLGQVDMVVYSLASPRRTLADGTTVSSTLKTTDSDYTNKTIDLATRRITEVTVPPATEQEIADTVKVMGGEDWKEWISLLSEKGLLAPDAVTLAYSYLGPELTHPIYMDGSIGRAKEHLFRTSQEITQEVPGVTAYISVNKALVTQSSAAIPIVPLYISILYHVMKEKGTHEGCIEQMHRLYAEKLPALKTDERGMLRLDDWEMKPDVQAAVLRAWNEITDENLGQLADVEGYWEDFYQMFGFRMKGVDYAADVEVDVPVESI, from the coding sequence ATGATCGTTGAACCGAAAGTAAGAGGATTTATCTGCACCACGGCGCATCCCACGGGATGCAGGGCAAACGTGCGGCAGCAAATAGAATATGTAAAAAGCCAGCCGAAGACGAACGGCCCGGGGCGGGTGCTCGTTATCGGCAGTTCCACCGGCTATGGGCTCTCGTCGCGCATCGATCTTGCGTTTTCATCCGGCGCGGCGACCATCGGCGTGATGTTCGAGCGCCCGGCAAGCGGCAAGCGCACGGCTTCCGCGGGGTGGTATAATACCGCTGCGTTCGAGGAATTTGCGCATGCGGACGGGCTGTATGCAAAGACCATCAACGGCGACGCTTTTTCGCGCGGGGTCAAGGAACAGGCGGCGGAACTGATCGAAAAAGACCTGGGGCAGGTGGATATGGTGGTGTATAGCCTCGCGTCCCCGCGCCGCACCCTTGCGGACGGGACGACGGTTTCTTCCACGCTCAAGACCACGGACAGCGATTACACGAATAAAACCATCGACCTTGCGACGCGCAGGATCACAGAAGTGACGGTTCCGCCCGCGACAGAGCAGGAGATCGCGGACACGGTGAAGGTCATGGGAGGGGAAGACTGGAAGGAATGGATCTCCCTGTTGTCTGAAAAAGGGCTGCTCGCGCCGGATGCGGTAACGCTCGCTTATTCCTACCTCGGGCCGGAGCTCACGCATCCGATATATATGGACGGTTCGATCGGCCGGGCAAAGGAGCATTTGTTCCGCACCTCGCAGGAGATCACGCAGGAGGTTCCGGGCGTTACGGCCTATATTTCCGTCAATAAGGCGCTGGTCACGCAGTCGTCCGCGGCGATCCCGATCGTGCCGTTGTATATTTCCATCCTGTACCATGTGATGAAGGAAAAAGGGACGCACGAGGGCTGTATTGAGCAGATGCACCGCCTGTATGCGGAGAAGCTGCCCGCGCTTAAGACGGACGAGCGCGGCATGCTGCGCCTTGACGACTGGGAGATGAAGCCGGATGTGCAGGCGGCTGTGCTTCGCGCATGGAACGAGATTACAGACGAGAATCTCGGGCAGCTTGCGGATGTAGAGGGCTATTGGGAGGATTTCTACCAGATGTTCGGATTCCGCATGAAGGGCGTGGACTACGCCGCGGATGTGGAAGTGGACGTACCGGTTGAAAGTATTTAA
- a CDS encoding ABC transporter permease produces MKQPSSISEKKPSVFRSSDLAMVLTILIGFVAVMFVIELAGGQFKFFTANNWLNILMQNAVIGIMAMGMTIVMISGGIDLSVGYLASLGGIFIAKGVVDWGIPIVPAVILGILICVGLEAMLGAIIARLEVEPFIITLGGSIAFRGIALLMCQSREVVMSGQLEGFKTNLIEGAKAPDGLSMTLPIYVVIFIVIAVIVWWVLKYTKYGRRIYAVGANPSAAYLAGINVKNIKLSSYVINGLLVGLASVLLLSRVGTAIITMGERMEIDVIAAVVIGGVAMSGGKGNAMGTFLGVILLGAITNGMTVLKLQSEWQFVAKGAIIIAAVAAGAISSKIAARGEVRQQKQEALAEQAGEGKE; encoded by the coding sequence ATGAAGCAGCCATCTTCTATTTCCGAAAAAAAGCCGTCCGTTTTCAGGAGCAGTGACCTGGCGATGGTACTCACCATCCTGATCGGCTTTGTGGCGGTCATGTTCGTGATCGAACTGGCCGGCGGACAATTTAAATTTTTCACAGCAAACAACTGGCTCAATATTTTGATGCAGAACGCAGTAATCGGCATCATGGCTATGGGCATGACGATCGTCATGATCTCGGGCGGCATCGACCTTTCGGTCGGGTATCTGGCGTCCCTCGGCGGTATCTTTATCGCGAAGGGCGTTGTAGACTGGGGTATTCCGATCGTCCCGGCCGTTATCCTCGGCATCCTGATCTGCGTGGGCCTCGAAGCGATGCTTGGCGCGATCATCGCCCGGCTGGAAGTGGAACCGTTCATCATCACCCTCGGCGGCAGCATCGCCTTCCGCGGAATTGCGCTTTTGATGTGCCAGTCCCGTGAGGTCGTTATGAGCGGCCAGCTCGAAGGGTTCAAGACCAACCTGATCGAGGGCGCAAAGGCGCCGGACGGCCTCAGCATGACGCTGCCCATCTATGTCGTGATCTTTATCGTCATAGCAGTTATTGTATGGTGGGTGCTGAAATATACAAAATACGGCCGCAGGATCTACGCGGTCGGCGCAAACCCGAGTGCCGCCTACCTCGCGGGTATCAATGTAAAGAATATCAAGCTATCATCTTATGTCATTAACGGCCTGCTGGTGGGCCTTGCCTCTGTCCTGCTGCTCTCGCGCGTCGGCACTGCGATCATCACAATGGGTGAACGTATGGAGATCGACGTCATCGCGGCGGTCGTTATCGGCGGCGTGGCAATGTCCGGCGGCAAGGGCAACGCGATGGGCACGTTCCTCGGCGTCATCCTTCTCGGGGCGATCACCAACGGCATGACGGTCTTAAAGCTCCAGTCCGAATGGCAGTTCGTCGCCAAGGGCGCGATCATTATCGCGGCGGTCGCTGCAGGCGCGATCTCTTCAAAAATCGCGGCGCGCGGCGAGGTTCGTCAGCAAAAACAGGAAGCGCTGGCGGAACAGGCTGGCGAAGGCAAAGAATAA
- a CDS encoding transaldolase family protein: MLVLIDNANLKEIESLYRDYPYDGVTTNPSILMKEHKNPFKVLKDIRAFLPDDSMLHAQVVSEGTDKMVEEAHFMLNEIREDLFIKVPVTTDGLRAIHILKKEGINVTATAVYTAMQAFMAAKAGARYTAPYVNRLDNMGADGVQVAKDIHDMFRIHNMEADVLAASFKNSQQILNLCKHGIGSVTAAPDVLRALTYHDATFTAEENFTHDFYSLLNEVEGTHLK; encoded by the coding sequence ATGCTGGTATTGATCGACAATGCGAATTTGAAGGAGATCGAGTCGCTCTACCGGGATTATCCGTATGACGGGGTTACGACGAATCCTTCCATCCTGATGAAGGAGCACAAAAATCCGTTTAAGGTTTTAAAAGATATCCGCGCGTTCCTGCCGGATGATTCGATGCTGCACGCGCAGGTGGTTTCGGAGGGCACGGATAAAATGGTGGAGGAAGCGCATTTCATGCTGAATGAGATACGGGAAGACCTTTTCATCAAAGTGCCAGTGACGACGGACGGCCTGCGGGCGATCCATATCCTGAAAAAAGAAGGAATCAACGTTACGGCGACTGCGGTCTATACGGCGATGCAGGCGTTTATGGCGGCCAAGGCCGGTGCGCGCTATACCGCGCCGTACGTCAACCGGCTCGATAATATGGGCGCGGACGGCGTACAGGTGGCGAAAGATATCCATGATATGTTCCGCATCCACAATATGGAGGCGGACGTGCTTGCCGCGAGCTTTAAAAATTCCCAGCAAATCCTGAACCTGTGCAAGCATGGGATCGGCTCGGTAACGGCGGCGCCGGATGTTCTGCGCGCGCTTACCTACCACGACGCCACCTTTACCGCGGAAGAAAATTTCACGCATGATTTCTATTCGCTGCTCAACGAGGTGGAAGGCACACATTTGAAATGA
- the deoC gene encoding deoxyribose-phosphate aldolase: MNAREAARLIDISAVRTHHTMSDIEEIVGYAKEYKFINVHVLPNWMKQLSEMLKDVEGVYAGGPVGFPSGAHKTETKVVEAKGLIEDGIEEMDIVMNVGRFKNKEYGYVLKELREIIGLAKNAGRPILTKVLIELNCLTEEEADKACEIVVSSGADFLKTGTGWVPGDANIERIRRIKKNLAGTGMKVKAAGGIRTREEFDELLEMGVERFGINTQSAIEIVKSFE, encoded by the coding sequence ATGAATGCAAGAGAAGCGGCGCGCCTGATCGATATCAGCGCGGTAAGGACGCATCACACGATGAGTGACATCGAGGAGATCGTAGGGTACGCAAAGGAATATAAATTCATCAACGTGCACGTACTGCCGAACTGGATGAAGCAGCTTTCGGAAATGCTGAAGGACGTAGAAGGGGTGTATGCGGGAGGGCCGGTGGGATTTCCGTCCGGAGCGCATAAAACGGAGACGAAGGTCGTCGAGGCGAAGGGACTGATCGAGGACGGCATCGAGGAAATGGACATCGTGATGAACGTAGGACGATTCAAAAACAAGGAATACGGTTATGTGCTGAAAGAACTGAGGGAGATCATAGGGCTTGCGAAAAACGCGGGGCGTCCGATTCTCACGAAGGTGCTGATCGAGCTGAATTGCCTGACGGAAGAGGAAGCGGACAAGGCGTGCGAGATCGTCGTGTCAAGCGGAGCGGATTTTCTGAAGACGGGAACAGGCTGGGTGCCGGGAGACGCGAATATCGAACGGATCCGCAGGATAAAGAAGAACCTGGCGGGAACGGGGATGAAGGTAAAGGCGGCGGGAGGCATCCGCACGCGTGAGGAATTCGACGAGCTTCTGGAGATGGGAGTAGAGCGCTTCGGCATCAACACGCAGTCGGCGATCGAGATCGTAAAATCGTTTGAATAA
- a CDS encoding sugar ABC transporter ATP-binding protein, with amino-acid sequence MAQEILKLSNISKTFPGVKALNGIQFSLNAGEVHCICGENGAGKSTLIKIISGAYQPDTDGAIYFEGKQVKLDPFSAMNLGIQTIYQEHNVFETLSITENIFSGMEITKGGIMQKQEMEQKTRDVLEYLHSNLKPEQIVGKLSSGEQKIVEIAKALVFDRKVIILDEPTASFSASEIDNLLEIVHKIKARGMGIIYISHHLDEVFKIADKITVLRDGQYIKTIGVGETDEPHLIRDMVGRDASAFYSREFYPKGETVLEVSNLTGNGVKNVSFKLNRGEIVGFAGMVGSGRSELMTLLFGGAEKLTGKVKVLGKEVNFKNPSDAIKHKMCYITEDRQHTGLFLIHTIARNTLIANMVNTKGSYINPKQEMKVGDEFVKKLGTKAKDASVLAGNLSGGNQQKVVLAKWFNTDGEIFIFDEPTRGIDVGAKQEIYQIMMDLLKQGKAIIMVSSDMPEVVSMSDRVMVMKAGELVGELNRDEVSEENILEYSIGGKKI; translated from the coding sequence ATGGCACAAGAAATTTTGAAGCTGTCAAACATTTCTAAAACATTTCCCGGCGTGAAAGCCTTAAACGGCATCCAGTTCAGCCTGAACGCCGGCGAAGTGCATTGTATCTGCGGCGAGAACGGCGCGGGGAAATCGACGCTGATCAAAATTATTTCCGGCGCGTACCAGCCGGATACGGACGGAGCCATTTATTTTGAGGGGAAACAGGTGAAGCTCGATCCTTTTTCAGCGATGAATCTTGGTATTCAGACGATTTACCAGGAGCATAACGTGTTCGAGACCCTGAGCATAACGGAAAACATTTTTTCCGGTATGGAGATCACAAAAGGCGGGATCATGCAGAAGCAGGAGATGGAGCAGAAAACGCGCGACGTCCTCGAATATCTGCACAGCAACCTGAAGCCGGAACAGATCGTAGGAAAACTTTCCTCCGGCGAACAGAAGATCGTAGAAATCGCCAAAGCCCTGGTGTTTGACCGCAAGGTCATTATTCTCGACGAACCGACAGCGTCCTTCTCGGCGTCCGAGATCGACAACTTGCTTGAAATCGTGCACAAAATAAAAGCGCGCGGCATGGGCATCATTTATATTTCTCATCACCTGGACGAAGTATTCAAGATCGCGGACAAAATCACGGTGCTTCGCGACGGCCAGTATATCAAGACGATCGGCGTTGGCGAAACGGACGAACCGCACCTGATCCGTGATATGGTCGGCCGCGATGCTTCCGCATTCTACAGCCGTGAATTCTATCCCAAGGGAGAGACGGTCCTCGAGGTCAGCAACCTCACGGGCAACGGCGTAAAGAACGTGTCGTTCAAGTTGAACCGCGGCGAAATCGTCGGGTTTGCCGGGATGGTCGGCTCCGGGCGGAGCGAACTGATGACGCTGCTCTTCGGCGGCGCGGAAAAACTGACCGGCAAAGTGAAGGTGCTTGGCAAGGAGGTCAACTTCAAGAACCCCAGCGACGCGATCAAGCATAAAATGTGCTATATTACGGAAGACCGCCAGCATACCGGCCTGTTTCTGATCCACACCATTGCGCGCAATACGCTGATTGCCAACATGGTCAATACGAAGGGGTCCTATATCAATCCGAAGCAGGAAATGAAGGTAGGGGATGAATTCGTTAAAAAGCTGGGCACCAAAGCGAAAGACGCATCCGTCCTCGCGGGCAACCTTTCCGGCGGCAACCAGCAGAAGGTAGTTCTTGCGAAATGGTTCAACACGGATGGGGAAATCTTCATTTTCGACGAACCGACCCGCGGCATCGACGTCGGCGCGAAGCAGGAAATCTATCAGATCATGATGGACCTCTTAAAGCAGGGCAAAGCGATTATCATGGTTTCCTCGGATATGCCGGAGGTCGTTTCCATGAGCGACCGCGTTATGGTCATGAAAGCCGGGGAGTTGGTAGGCGAGCTTAACCGGGATGAAGTTTCCGAAGAAAATATTCTTGAGTATTCAATAGGGGGTAAAAAAATATGA